Proteins encoded within one genomic window of Pedobacter africanus:
- a CDS encoding L,D-transpeptidase family protein, with translation MKFLSKLILLLTMTIPAFAQMGFKTEQLKFDRVRTAYAEKWPGLQKDLQVAGITSTFEMYMAAYKAEGKLELWLKTDRQKTYRLFKSYNFCTHSGTLGPKVKEGDLQTPEGFYHINAFNPMSNFYLSLGINYPNAVDRLRSGKERTGGDIYIHGNCVTVGCIPLTDDKIKEVYVLAVEAKNAGQLKIPVHIFPFKMTNSNLNKQLQRFPQQKGLWTNLQSGYAYFEQHKLLPEVSIKAGQYLFN, from the coding sequence ATGAAATTCCTCTCTAAACTTATTTTATTGCTTACCATGACCATACCTGCATTTGCCCAGATGGGGTTTAAAACAGAACAGTTAAAATTTGATCGGGTAAGAACAGCCTATGCCGAAAAATGGCCTGGCTTACAAAAAGATTTGCAGGTTGCTGGGATAACAAGTACTTTCGAAATGTACATGGCTGCCTATAAAGCAGAGGGCAAACTGGAACTTTGGCTAAAAACAGACCGGCAAAAAACTTACCGGCTGTTTAAAAGCTATAATTTTTGTACACATTCCGGAACCCTTGGCCCTAAAGTAAAGGAAGGTGACCTGCAAACCCCAGAGGGCTTTTATCACATTAACGCCTTTAACCCCATGAGCAATTTCTATCTTTCTTTGGGTATAAACTATCCGAATGCAGTCGATAGATTAAGGAGCGGAAAGGAAAGAACCGGAGGCGACATTTACATTCATGGAAACTGTGTTACCGTAGGCTGCATCCCTTTAACCGACGATAAGATCAAAGAAGTGTATGTACTGGCTGTAGAAGCGAAAAATGCAGGCCAACTCAAAATACCAGTACACATCTTCCCTTTTAAAATGACAAACTCAAACCTGAATAAGCAACTGCAGCGCTTTCCTCAGCAAAAAGGTCTCTGGACAAATCTGCAAAGTGGCTATGCTTATTTTGAGCAACACAAACTTTTACCGGAGGTTAGCATAAAGGCAGGTCAGTACCTGTTCAATTGA
- a CDS encoding DUF4998 domain-containing protein, with amino-acid sequence MKTSYLKLVLPVAIMSMLGTACKKKNNPVDENGKPAKVGNLTSYTGKTRIKLGWTLTGNADIQKCRVYWNAEKESAEAAVTPGKNQMEVLISNLDEGTYDFTVYAYNSKGNVSDKMTVKGKVLGEIYEEGLNNRGIKGTVFNETESTVSISWNSAATEVIGTEIKYTNAADVAQTVAVTPFVSTTTLTNFKKAGVFEYRTLYKPIGAIDTFYTAYEPVEANPAQPGGGTAADAPLGSGWVEYSPLRKIHLDDAAGLQIFNWTAYKSVGSPICADYNYQSATGDETFRILTTQSNRSEIRIHDDYSIGSRQFQGYLTIYSPLNDECVMQIFGSIEGATQMMIRGYAASGGSLRGLGQTLVTDIYNAEVRVNVIHLQEDKGAKIIIYINGVKKAELVDTEPVTNYMKYGNYGTMKTGQAVVKWRNAKVFRNGTAPL; translated from the coding sequence ATGAAAACAAGCTATTTAAAATTAGTACTGCCAGTAGCCATAATGAGCATGCTTGGTACCGCCTGCAAGAAAAAAAACAACCCTGTTGATGAAAACGGGAAGCCTGCAAAAGTTGGCAACTTAACCAGCTACACCGGAAAAACCAGGATAAAATTGGGATGGACGTTGACGGGAAATGCCGATATCCAGAAATGCCGTGTGTATTGGAATGCTGAAAAAGAATCTGCAGAAGCGGCTGTAACGCCAGGCAAAAATCAGATGGAGGTGCTTATAAGTAATTTGGATGAAGGAACGTACGATTTTACAGTCTATGCCTATAACAGTAAGGGAAATGTTTCTGATAAAATGACCGTAAAAGGGAAGGTGCTGGGAGAAATTTACGAAGAGGGTTTGAACAACAGGGGAATTAAAGGTACTGTGTTTAATGAGACTGAAAGTACTGTTTCGATTTCCTGGAACAGTGCTGCCACAGAGGTAATTGGTACAGAAATAAAATATACAAATGCTGCAGATGTGGCTCAGACTGTAGCTGTAACACCCTTTGTAAGTACAACTACCTTAACTAATTTTAAAAAAGCGGGGGTGTTTGAATATCGCACCTTGTATAAGCCAATAGGCGCTATTGATACTTTTTATACTGCCTATGAGCCTGTTGAAGCCAATCCGGCGCAGCCGGGGGGCGGAACGGCAGCAGATGCACCGCTGGGGAGCGGATGGGTAGAATACTCGCCTTTGCGTAAAATCCACCTTGATGATGCTGCGGGTTTGCAGATATTTAACTGGACAGCTTATAAGTCTGTTGGCAGTCCGATCTGTGCCGACTATAACTATCAAAGTGCTACCGGAGACGAAACCTTCCGGATTTTAACTACACAGTCTAACCGCTCGGAAATCAGGATACACGACGATTATTCAATCGGGAGCCGGCAGTTCCAGGGCTACCTTACCATTTACTCTCCTTTAAATGATGAATGTGTGATGCAGATCTTCGGAAGCATTGAAGGGGCAACGCAGATGATGATCAGAGGCTATGCTGCCTCCGGAGGATCGCTAAGAGGGCTTGGCCAAACCCTTGTAACAGATATTTACAACGCGGAGGTCAGGGTAAATGTGATCCATTTACAGGAAGACAAAGGTGCAAAGATTATCATTTACATTAACGGGGTAAAAAAGGCAGAGCTGGTGGATACCGAACCTGTGACCAATTATATGAAATACGGCAATTATGGAACAATGAAGACCGGCCAGGCCGTTGTAAAATGGAGAAATGCAAAGGTGTTCAGAAACGGGACTGCACCGTTATAA